One segment of Leptospirillum ferrooxidans C2-3 DNA contains the following:
- the treY gene encoding malto-oligosyltrehalose synthase: MSFPITATYRMGFSKDFRLQDASRLVSYLDTLGISTLYASPLFKSRKGSAHGYDVTDPTCLNPEIGQIADLSSLSDSLVKKGMGMILDIVPNHMAAHFENRWWRDVLEFGEISPFAVFFDIDWNPPQEALHRRISLPILGAPYGRILENGELRLDYDRQGFAIYYWDNRLPVSPFSILPIVSDIADRYRQITQEIPEGDSGAIDLSGILEAVNALSRGSDDPRKNRMRIQKSRSVLSKIWSLSRKNHDFARAVSETISSYRGVRGVPSSWDRLDRIINGQVYWLSHWKTVTRTLNYRRFFDVADLVGVRTGDPGVFSALHGFLLSISRNGWISGVRVDHVDGLSDPSGYLRRLSEELAHSSDSPDQPNIWVEKIVLDDELLDPQWPIRGTTGYEFLNQTNRLFVDPEGADRLSRWYSERIDPGASFKDICYQQKKKICETLLGGELRRLTFILEHLAQKSRYARELPFRELQTGLVEVTACMGVYRTYIQDGHVPKQDRSIIQATLQEARRRHPGRRRGLYQFFEKIFMMDFPEGISMEHRMLWTNFVERWQQFTGPVMAKGVEDTSFYLYSPLISANEVGGDPEHLSISTDRFHQMNRRRLESASKSISASSTHDTKRSEDVRARINVLSEISSEWCERVEKWMKFNKKAKIRGQGEWIPEPSLELFIYQTLLGAWPLFKKEEGDFRTRMASYLVKVARERKRHSDWITPDVVYEESLLAFLSGILREDRSNHFFSDFRLFARRIALGGAQNSISQTIVKLLSPGIPDFYQGTELWDFSLVDPDNRRPVKYGLRETLLASLQKKFAESPEDLWRELLSQWEDGRIKLFVTHILLRLRRMVPDLFFSGSYHPLPEEWEQSEKMIGFARMAGKQAILFAVSRKPLSHIDGQSGIAVDPLIWGDRGMPLPPGLPGPWFHAFHGRPVPVFQDGGDGNPLSVRMIDAFGDAIFTVLFANINSPDSPGAEKQAVGSEHYQMERGGCGRAG; encoded by the coding sequence TTGAGTTTTCCGATAACGGCCACCTACAGAATGGGATTTTCAAAAGACTTCCGGCTTCAGGACGCCTCCCGTCTGGTCTCTTATCTCGACACTCTTGGAATCTCGACGTTGTATGCATCCCCCCTTTTCAAATCCCGAAAGGGGAGTGCCCATGGGTATGATGTGACCGATCCCACCTGTCTTAATCCCGAAATTGGCCAGATCGCCGACCTTTCGAGTCTGTCTGATTCTCTTGTGAAAAAAGGGATGGGGATGATTCTGGATATTGTTCCCAACCATATGGCCGCTCATTTTGAAAACAGGTGGTGGAGGGATGTCCTCGAGTTCGGGGAGATTTCTCCCTTTGCCGTTTTCTTCGATATCGACTGGAATCCACCTCAGGAGGCTCTCCATCGCCGGATCAGCCTTCCGATCCTCGGGGCTCCCTATGGACGGATTCTTGAAAACGGAGAGCTACGGCTGGATTATGACCGTCAGGGATTCGCGATTTATTATTGGGATAATCGCCTGCCCGTCTCCCCATTCTCGATCCTTCCGATCGTCTCGGATATTGCAGACCGTTACCGGCAGATCACCCAGGAGATTCCGGAGGGGGACTCTGGCGCAATCGATCTGTCCGGGATCCTGGAAGCGGTGAACGCCCTCTCAAGGGGAAGCGATGACCCCAGAAAAAATCGGATGAGGATTCAAAAATCCCGATCGGTTCTTTCAAAAATCTGGAGCCTTTCCCGTAAAAATCACGACTTTGCCAGAGCGGTTTCGGAGACAATCTCCTCCTACCGGGGTGTTCGGGGCGTTCCCTCTTCCTGGGACCGTCTGGACAGGATTATCAATGGGCAGGTTTACTGGCTGTCCCATTGGAAGACTGTGACGAGAACATTGAATTACCGGAGATTTTTTGATGTTGCCGATCTCGTCGGGGTTCGGACGGGCGATCCGGGTGTCTTTTCAGCTCTTCATGGTTTTCTGCTCTCGATTTCCCGAAACGGATGGATCTCCGGGGTCAGGGTCGATCACGTCGATGGTCTCTCGGATCCTTCCGGCTATCTGCGGCGATTATCGGAAGAATTGGCCCATTCCTCGGATTCACCGGATCAACCCAATATATGGGTTGAAAAAATTGTGCTCGATGACGAGCTCCTCGATCCCCAGTGGCCGATCCGTGGCACGACAGGGTATGAATTTTTAAATCAGACCAACCGTCTCTTCGTGGATCCCGAAGGCGCGGACCGGCTGTCAAGATGGTATTCCGAGCGGATTGATCCGGGTGCTTCGTTCAAGGATATCTGCTATCAGCAGAAAAAGAAGATTTGCGAGACACTTCTGGGGGGTGAGCTCAGACGTCTGACCTTTATTCTGGAGCATCTTGCCCAGAAGAGCCGATATGCGAGGGAACTGCCTTTTCGGGAGCTCCAGACAGGCTTGGTGGAAGTGACCGCATGTATGGGGGTCTACAGGACTTATATCCAGGATGGTCATGTTCCGAAGCAGGATCGATCGATTATCCAGGCGACTCTTCAGGAGGCAAGGCGACGCCATCCCGGGAGAAGGCGTGGCCTTTACCAGTTTTTCGAAAAAATCTTCATGATGGATTTTCCTGAAGGAATCTCGATGGAGCATCGTATGCTCTGGACCAATTTTGTCGAAAGATGGCAGCAGTTTACCGGTCCGGTTATGGCCAAGGGGGTCGAGGATACTTCCTTCTATCTCTACTCCCCGTTGATCTCTGCCAATGAGGTGGGGGGTGATCCGGAGCATCTGTCGATTTCGACAGACCGTTTTCACCAGATGAACCGCAGGCGGCTTGAGTCTGCCAGCAAGTCCATTTCTGCAAGCTCGACACATGACACGAAGCGAAGCGAGGATGTACGGGCAAGAATCAATGTGCTTTCCGAAATCTCTTCAGAGTGGTGCGAGCGTGTTGAAAAATGGATGAAGTTCAACAAGAAGGCCAAAATCCGTGGGCAGGGGGAATGGATCCCGGAACCCAGCCTTGAGCTTTTCATTTACCAGACCTTGTTGGGTGCTTGGCCACTATTCAAAAAGGAAGAAGGGGATTTTCGCACCAGGATGGCGAGTTACCTGGTCAAGGTCGCGAGGGAGCGAAAGCGTCACTCCGACTGGATCACTCCGGATGTTGTCTACGAAGAGAGCCTGTTGGCATTTCTCTCAGGCATTCTTCGGGAAGACCGTTCGAATCATTTTTTTTCCGATTTCCGCCTGTTTGCCAGAAGAATTGCCTTGGGAGGGGCTCAAAACTCCATTTCCCAGACCATTGTGAAACTTTTATCGCCGGGAATCCCGGACTTTTATCAGGGAACGGAACTCTGGGATTTTTCCCTTGTGGATCCCGACAACCGGCGACCGGTGAAGTATGGGCTCAGGGAAACTCTTTTGGCGAGTCTTCAAAAGAAGTTCGCTGAGTCTCCTGAAGATTTATGGAGAGAACTCCTTTCCCAATGGGAGGATGGAAGGATCAAGCTTTTTGTGACACACATCCTTCTTCGGCTGAGACGCATGGTTCCGGACTTGTTTTTTTCGGGAAGCTACCATCCGTTGCCGGAAGAGTGGGAGCAGTCGGAGAAAATGATCGGATTTGCCCGGATGGCCGGGAAGCAAGCTATCCTGTTCGCGGTTTCCAGAAAGCCATTGTCCCATATTGACGGGCAATCCGGGATTGCTGTTGACCCATTGATCTGGGGCGACAGAGGAATGCCTCTTCCTCCGGGGCTGCCGGGCCCCTGGTTTCATGCTTTTCATGGACGCCCGGTCCCTGTTTTTCAGGATGGGGGAGACGGGAATCCTTTAAGTGTCCGGATGATAGATGCTTTTGGCGATGCGATTTTTACGGTGCTTTTCGCCAACATCAACTCACCTGATTCTCCTGGGGCAGAGAAGCAGGCAGTCGGAAGCGAACATTATCAGATGGAAAGAGGTGGTTGTGGACGAGCCGGTTAA
- a CDS encoding alpha-amylase family glycosyl hydrolase, with the protein MDEPVNPILHGVMYEIYIRSYSDHSGDGTGDFLGIVDRLDYISRLGVSSILLNCPFLSVHGKDHHPLLDWMKLDHELGTLSDFLLLLEKAHMKGLKVLLSLPVNATSDQHVWFSESRLSRGSLFSNSYFWSDTPPPEPETRHDPPEKINWTLDADSGRYYWFGDHKDEPSLNYGDAEVLSEMCRIFEHWFALEVDGFRLAGAGRLHSWKKNEIIPVQDPFQTFHPVIYPLKKSYPEKMFLFETGSPPSKRGQVNDSRLFYHFNPFFPAVISAIKNEDRSPLEPILDGKPKGRSKKSLSRNRTIHLRERSEETFELLDTLSSDDALFPLAPDLPEDRPILSRVARLMENGRRRIQLVMSLFLTFPGLPVLYYGDEIGMGDHPHLRGKNPIRTPMHWSADRNAGFSRADPEELFNPVIEDPLYSYQMVNVESQERFPDSHLWNVRRMIEVRNQNPLLYGDGDFELIETRSASILAYVRSCDGATGLFIHNLSKSAMFGHLDLAKWHGYKPREMFSGGAFPTVGKAPYLITMTPYSTIWFLLEAPIRKKMAKSRRRGS; encoded by the coding sequence GTGGACGAGCCGGTTAATCCCATATTGCACGGTGTGATGTACGAGATTTACATCAGGAGCTATTCGGACCATTCCGGAGACGGGACCGGCGATTTTCTGGGTATCGTGGACCGACTGGATTATATTTCCAGACTGGGTGTCAGTTCGATTCTTCTCAATTGTCCTTTTCTGTCTGTTCACGGAAAAGATCATCATCCCCTGCTGGACTGGATGAAACTGGATCATGAGCTGGGCACCCTCTCAGACTTTTTGCTTCTTCTTGAAAAAGCTCACATGAAAGGATTGAAGGTCCTGCTTTCTCTTCCGGTGAATGCGACGAGTGACCAGCATGTCTGGTTTTCCGAGTCCCGATTGTCCCGGGGATCCCTGTTTTCAAACAGTTACTTCTGGTCTGATACGCCCCCTCCCGAGCCAGAGACGAGACACGATCCTCCAGAAAAGATCAACTGGACCCTTGATGCCGATTCCGGGAGATACTATTGGTTTGGCGATCATAAGGACGAGCCTTCCCTCAATTATGGTGATGCGGAAGTGCTTTCCGAAATGTGTCGCATCTTCGAGCACTGGTTTGCGCTTGAGGTGGACGGATTTCGTCTTGCCGGAGCCGGAAGGCTTCATTCCTGGAAAAAAAATGAAATCATTCCCGTCCAGGATCCTTTTCAAACCTTTCATCCTGTCATTTACCCGCTCAAAAAATCCTATCCGGAAAAGATGTTCCTTTTTGAAACCGGATCTCCTCCCTCAAAACGCGGGCAGGTAAATGATTCAAGGCTTTTCTATCATTTCAATCCTTTTTTCCCCGCGGTGATCTCTGCGATTAAAAACGAGGACCGGTCACCACTTGAACCGATCCTTGATGGGAAGCCCAAAGGACGCTCGAAAAAGAGCCTCTCCAGAAACAGGACGATCCACCTGAGAGAGCGTTCGGAAGAAACCTTTGAATTGCTCGACACACTGTCAAGCGATGACGCGCTCTTTCCATTGGCTCCGGATCTCCCGGAGGATCGCCCGATCCTGTCCAGGGTGGCACGGCTCATGGAAAATGGAAGACGACGAATCCAGCTGGTGATGAGTCTTTTTTTAACCTTCCCTGGACTTCCTGTCCTGTATTACGGGGATGAGATCGGTATGGGCGATCATCCCCACCTCAGGGGAAAAAACCCGATCCGTACCCCGATGCACTGGTCGGCTGACCGGAATGCCGGATTTTCCAGGGCGGATCCGGAAGAGCTCTTCAACCCTGTGATTGAAGACCCTCTTTACAGCTATCAGATGGTGAACGTTGAAAGTCAGGAACGATTTCCTGATTCCCATCTCTGGAATGTCCGAAGAATGATTGAAGTTCGGAATCAGAATCCTCTTCTTTATGGAGACGGGGATTTTGAGCTGATTGAAACAAGGTCGGCATCGATCCTGGCTTATGTCCGCTCCTGTGATGGGGCAACCGGCCTTTTTATCCACAATCTTTCAAAATCGGCCATGTTTGGACATCTGGATTTGGCGAAATGGCACGGTTACAAGCCACGGGAGATGTTTTCAGGCGGGGCTTTTCCCACGGTGGGGAAAGCCCCTTACCTGATCACCATGACTCCGTATTCAACCATATGGTTTTTACTGGAGGCTCCGATCAGAAAGAAAATGGCCAAAAGTCGGAGGAGGGGATCTTGA
- the treS gene encoding maltose alpha-D-glucosyltransferase, which translates to MNENTADSLWYKDAIIYEIPVKSFFDSNNDGVGDLKGLTQKLDYIQSLGVTVIWLLPITDSPLRDDGYDIRDYYTIHPSYGTMKDFETFLSEAHIRGIRVIAEMVLNHTSDTHPWFVSARSSRNSPFRDYYVWSDTVERYRETRIIFGDSEKSNWTWEPKTHQYYWHRFFYHQPDLNFDNPKVQEEMLNVVKFWFSLGVDGLRADAVPYLYEREGTSCENLPETHSFLKKIRSEVDRLFPGRMLLAEANQWPQDVLHYFGNEDEFQMAYHFPLMPRLFIAIAQGNRKPIVDILAQTPPIPNSCQWAIFLRNHDELTLEMVSDQERDYLWSTYASDHRMRLNIGIRRRLSPLMSNDRRKIDLMQSLLLTLPGTPILYYGDEIGMGDNIHLGDRNGVRTPMQWSSDRNGGFSQGDPSSLFSPPIQNPVYGFQVVNVEVQSRYPTSPLNMLRQMISVRQSVQIFGRGTMTVLSPKNQKVMAYLREFGGEVVLVVNNLSDSTESVTIDLSAYAGWTPFEMFSQTAFPEISRSPYHFSLSPYGFFWLKLVPAGKKEKKRQSRSVELPKSSVSRRK; encoded by the coding sequence TTGAACGAGAACACAGCTGATTCTCTCTGGTACAAGGATGCGATCATTTACGAAATTCCGGTCAAATCCTTTTTTGATTCCAATAACGATGGAGTGGGGGATCTGAAAGGGCTGACCCAAAAGCTCGACTATATCCAGAGCCTTGGTGTGACCGTGATCTGGCTATTGCCGATCACCGATTCGCCGTTGCGGGACGACGGGTATGACATCAGGGACTATTATACGATCCACCCATCGTATGGAACGATGAAAGATTTCGAGACCTTTCTTTCCGAGGCCCACATTCGTGGAATCCGGGTCATTGCTGAAATGGTTTTGAACCATACATCCGATACCCATCCATGGTTTGTCTCGGCAAGATCGTCCAGAAACTCACCGTTCAGGGACTACTATGTCTGGAGTGATACGGTCGAGCGTTACCGTGAGACCCGGATTATTTTCGGAGACTCGGAAAAATCAAACTGGACATGGGAGCCAAAAACCCACCAGTACTACTGGCATCGTTTCTTTTATCACCAGCCCGATCTCAACTTTGATAATCCAAAAGTCCAGGAAGAAATGCTGAATGTCGTCAAGTTCTGGTTCTCTCTTGGAGTCGATGGGCTCCGCGCCGATGCGGTTCCCTATTTGTACGAAAGGGAAGGAACGTCCTGCGAGAATCTCCCGGAAACGCATTCTTTCCTGAAAAAAATCCGCTCCGAGGTGGACCGTCTTTTTCCCGGAAGAATGCTTTTGGCCGAGGCCAATCAGTGGCCACAGGATGTCCTTCATTATTTTGGAAATGAGGATGAGTTTCAGATGGCGTATCACTTTCCCCTGATGCCCAGGCTTTTTATTGCGATTGCCCAGGGGAACAGAAAACCGATTGTGGATATCCTGGCCCAGACGCCTCCTATTCCGAACTCTTGCCAGTGGGCGATTTTCCTCAGGAATCATGACGAGTTGACTCTTGAGATGGTTTCTGATCAGGAGCGGGATTATCTTTGGTCCACCTATGCCTCGGACCACCGGATGCGCCTCAATATCGGAATCAGGAGACGACTGTCTCCGCTGATGTCGAACGACCGAAGAAAGATCGACCTGATGCAAAGCCTTCTCCTGACCCTTCCGGGGACGCCGATCCTATATTACGGAGATGAGATCGGTATGGGAGACAATATCCATCTTGGAGACAGAAACGGAGTCCGTACTCCGATGCAATGGTCTTCAGACAGAAACGGGGGGTTTTCCCAGGGGGATCCATCCTCTCTGTTCAGTCCACCAATCCAGAACCCGGTTTACGGGTTTCAGGTGGTGAATGTCGAGGTTCAGTCAAGATATCCCACAAGCCCTCTCAATATGCTCAGGCAGATGATTTCGGTCCGTCAGTCTGTCCAGATTTTCGGGAGAGGAACGATGACAGTCCTGTCTCCCAAGAATCAAAAAGTCATGGCCTATCTCAGGGAGTTTGGGGGAGAGGTTGTTCTGGTGGTGAACAACCTTTCCGATTCCACTGAGTCGGTTACGATCGATCTTTCTGCCTATGCTGGCTGGACACCTTTTGAAATGTTCAGCCAGACCGCTTTCCCGGAAATTTCAAGATCTCCATACCACTTCTCACTCAGTCCATACGGTTTTTTTTGGCTCAAGCTTGTTCCTGCCGGAAAAAAAGAGAAAAAGCGACAGTCCCGATCTGTTGAATTGCCGAAATCTTCTGTCTCGAGGAGGAAATAA
- a CDS encoding alpha-1,4-glucan--maltose-1-phosphate maltosyltransferase, translated as MMDVNGGLPIVKGDKPSCRVVIERVEPRIDCGGYPVKRHSGESLTVSADIFADGQDPLRVLLEYCCSGAGTWQSELMTPLGNDRWSASLTLPEMGLVHFRISGWIDEYAAFSDRIVKKFQAGQETDLEYAELILLIRKTAERSSDSERLMAWAERVHGELNPEKRLHIATEQEMILFASMFPDPAEVARTTADFKVLVERERASVGAWYEFFPRSASPDSKRSGTIKDAIGRLPEIASMGFDVIYPGPLTPIGSAFRKGANNSPKCLPGDPGSPWAIGSSTGGHMSIHPDLGSMEDFSELVATAKSLGMEIAMELALQCSPDHPYVKDHPEWFRKRPDGSIHYAENPPKKYQDIYPFDFHCDQWKALWEEILAIVLFWGEKGVRAFRVDNPHTKPFAFWEWLLENARKSYPDMVFLAEAFTRPNVMYQLAKVGFSQSYTYFTWRNSKREIIEYVTELTTAPVKDFFRPNFWPNTPDILHEYLQKGGPPAFVIRLVLAATFSSSYGIFGPAYERCESQPISEGSEEYLDSEKYEIRHWGPKPPFDISGVISSINRFRRSYPALLKNEGIRFLPIDNDQMLAYLKPGPSGSPDVIVLVTLDPHAPVEGTLAYHPDGSGNAFRLKNLMDDSFSEWTGRSHFIRIDPSVTPFMIFAREG; from the coding sequence ATGATGGATGTGAATGGCGGTCTTCCGATCGTCAAGGGGGACAAACCGTCCTGCCGGGTTGTGATTGAACGTGTTGAGCCCAGGATTGATTGTGGGGGATATCCAGTCAAAAGGCATTCCGGGGAATCCTTGACTGTGTCTGCGGATATTTTTGCGGATGGTCAGGATCCATTGCGTGTTCTTCTGGAGTATTGTTGTTCCGGAGCCGGAACCTGGCAATCGGAGTTGATGACTCCGCTTGGGAACGATCGATGGTCTGCTTCTTTGACCCTTCCCGAGATGGGGCTGGTGCATTTTCGGATTTCAGGCTGGATTGACGAGTATGCAGCCTTTTCGGACCGGATCGTTAAAAAGTTTCAGGCTGGACAGGAGACGGATCTTGAATATGCGGAGCTCATTCTTCTGATACGGAAAACCGCGGAAAGATCCAGTGATTCGGAACGACTGATGGCATGGGCGGAAAGGGTCCATGGAGAACTGAACCCCGAGAAACGTCTTCATATTGCAACCGAACAGGAGATGATCCTGTTTGCCTCGATGTTTCCGGATCCTGCTGAGGTTGCACGCACGACAGCGGATTTCAAGGTCTTGGTGGAAAGGGAAAGGGCTTCTGTCGGGGCATGGTATGAGTTTTTTCCCAGAAGTGCTTCCCCCGACTCAAAGAGGTCCGGAACCATCAAGGATGCAATCGGAAGGCTTCCGGAGATCGCATCGATGGGATTTGACGTGATTTATCCGGGACCACTGACTCCGATCGGATCCGCATTCCGAAAAGGAGCCAACAATAGCCCGAAGTGTCTTCCGGGAGATCCCGGAAGTCCATGGGCCATCGGTTCATCCACAGGTGGACACATGTCCATTCATCCCGATCTGGGCTCGATGGAGGATTTTTCCGAACTGGTCGCCACGGCAAAGTCACTGGGAATGGAAATCGCGATGGAGCTGGCGCTCCAGTGCTCCCCCGACCATCCTTATGTCAAGGATCATCCCGAATGGTTCAGGAAGCGTCCGGACGGTTCAATCCATTATGCCGAAAATCCTCCGAAGAAGTATCAGGACATTTATCCCTTTGATTTCCATTGTGATCAATGGAAGGCGCTTTGGGAGGAGATACTGGCGATTGTTTTATTCTGGGGTGAAAAAGGTGTCCGTGCCTTTCGGGTCGACAATCCGCATACAAAACCGTTCGCTTTCTGGGAATGGCTCCTTGAAAACGCGCGGAAGAGCTATCCGGACATGGTTTTTCTGGCAGAGGCCTTTACGCGTCCCAATGTGATGTACCAGCTTGCAAAGGTCGGATTTTCGCAGTCGTACACTTACTTTACCTGGCGGAACTCCAAACGCGAAATCATAGAGTATGTGACAGAGTTGACAACGGCTCCGGTCAAGGATTTTTTTCGTCCGAATTTTTGGCCCAACACCCCGGATATCCTGCATGAATACTTGCAAAAAGGAGGTCCTCCAGCCTTTGTGATCCGGTTGGTTCTCGCCGCAACATTCTCTTCAAGCTACGGAATATTCGGTCCGGCTTACGAGCGTTGCGAGTCTCAGCCGATCTCAGAAGGATCGGAAGAATATCTCGATTCGGAAAAGTATGAGATTCGTCATTGGGGACCGAAGCCCCCGTTCGATATCAGCGGGGTCATTTCCAGCATCAACAGGTTCAGGAGAAGCTACCCGGCTCTTTTAAAAAATGAAGGAATCCGTTTCCTTCCGATAGACAATGACCAGATGCTGGCTTATCTGAAACCGGGTCCATCCGGCTCTCCTGACGTGATTGTCCTTGTCACACTTGATCCGCATGCTCCTGTGGAAGGAACGCTTGCCTATCATCCTGATGGTTCTGGCAACGCGTTCAGGTTGAAAAACCTGATGGATGATTCGTTTTCAGAATGGACGGGGAGGAGTCATTTTATCCGCATTGATCCATCTGTCACTCCATTCATGATCTTCGCAAGGGAGGGGTGA
- a CDS encoding trehalose biosynthesis protein, whose protein sequence is MAPSQEERPVVRMAGKIADLPRLFQGERGYRILSSWLGSQRWFAGKSKKIISGDFSDYFSLGVRENEVFFGGFLNLHYESGEGDSYFIPLSFSRKTSRTLFPLGTLEFDDGSGVLEDGLLIPEMGQTLLKIFFEKQDSAALSVQQTSLFPTLARTSDLDILPRVLSGEQSNTSLLFGRSLIMKCYRRPEKGGNCDFEMGAFFSSRTLSLPVAPLLGALCHSPESGGSIVIALLSGFVENRGDAWSWLLKAIDPDKVVENFHSGQKSLLDKDVIRLVKKIGASTGLMHRCLSEESFSPEMAPVPFLPEDWELLGRSVLAMGRDVFPEGSSLPPSWWPDHLLGFEEASRAFWRRIPAFFSGPMDGDSADSWGGRIRCHGDYHLGQLLVTSDLDIVVIDFEGEPSVPISVRREKRSPLSDVAGMVRSLDYLSKMIFPDFESRAVSKALFAELSLHFLDEYQQEMAGAGELPSGGAYSRLLKACLLRKAFYELSYEINNRPDWCHVPLAGILELL, encoded by the coding sequence ATGGCTCCCTCTCAGGAAGAGAGACCCGTGGTCCGGATGGCTGGAAAGATTGCGGATCTTCCACGCCTGTTTCAGGGAGAGCGGGGATACCGGATCTTGTCATCGTGGCTGGGGAGCCAACGATGGTTTGCCGGAAAATCGAAAAAGATCATCTCAGGGGATTTTTCGGATTATTTCAGTCTTGGAGTCAGGGAAAATGAGGTTTTCTTTGGAGGATTCCTGAACCTCCATTATGAGTCCGGGGAAGGGGATTCCTATTTTATCCCCCTTTCTTTTTCCCGAAAGACTTCAAGAACGCTTTTCCCATTGGGAACGCTTGAGTTTGATGATGGTTCGGGGGTTTTGGAAGATGGTTTGCTGATTCCCGAGATGGGCCAGACCCTTTTAAAGATATTTTTCGAAAAACAGGATTCTGCAGCCCTCTCTGTTCAGCAAACATCCCTTTTTCCAACTCTGGCAAGAACTTCGGATTTGGATATTCTGCCCAGAGTCTTGTCGGGAGAGCAGAGCAATACCTCTCTGCTCTTTGGTCGCTCCTTGATCATGAAGTGCTATCGCCGTCCGGAAAAAGGCGGAAATTGTGATTTTGAAATGGGAGCGTTTTTTTCGTCTCGCACCCTCAGCCTTCCTGTGGCACCGCTTCTGGGCGCACTCTGTCATTCTCCCGAATCGGGGGGCTCGATTGTCATCGCCCTCTTGTCCGGATTTGTGGAAAACAGGGGAGATGCGTGGAGCTGGCTTTTAAAAGCGATTGATCCGGACAAGGTGGTCGAAAACTTCCATTCCGGTCAAAAAAGTCTTCTGGATAAAGATGTTATCAGGCTTGTGAAAAAGATAGGCGCAAGTACAGGGTTGATGCACCGGTGCCTCTCTGAAGAGTCCTTCTCGCCCGAAATGGCTCCAGTGCCATTTCTTCCAGAAGATTGGGAGCTTCTGGGGCGATCGGTACTCGCCATGGGACGGGATGTTTTTCCGGAGGGAAGCTCTTTGCCACCTTCCTGGTGGCCGGACCATCTGCTCGGTTTTGAGGAGGCTTCCCGGGCGTTTTGGAGACGGATTCCAGCCTTTTTCTCCGGGCCCATGGATGGAGACTCGGCCGATTCCTGGGGGGGAAGGATCCGTTGCCATGGGGACTATCATCTGGGTCAGCTTTTGGTTACGAGTGATCTGGACATTGTTGTCATCGATTTCGAAGGGGAACCTTCCGTTCCCATTTCCGTCCGCAGGGAGAAACGCTCTCCCCTGTCCGATGTTGCCGGAATGGTTCGATCTCTGGACTACCTCTCGAAAATGATTTTCCCGGATTTTGAAAGCAGGGCCGTTTCAAAAGCGCTGTTCGCCGAGTTATCTCTTCATTTTCTGGACGAATATCAGCAAGAAATGGCAGGGGCAGGGGAACTTCCCTCTGGGGGCGCCTATTCCCGATTGCTGAAAGCCTGCCTGCTCAGAAAGGCTTTTTACGAGCTATCCTACGAGATCAACAACCGTCCGGACTGGTGCCACGTTCCCCTTGCAGGGATTCTGGAACTTCTCTAA